A single region of the Triticum dicoccoides isolate Atlit2015 ecotype Zavitan chromosome 2B, WEW_v2.0, whole genome shotgun sequence genome encodes:
- the LOC119361325 gene encoding uncharacterized protein LOC119361325: MAAVGDPLQGQARPGQACWQPSRVTTSAVMTTASSSTEAAAPLKADLRHVSDPSISSLQQFGSLRFDSFDSTRYCVPLHYMRARCSGCMHEFNLDKPPVLQEVVDFFSGHEIEDFTFNRGRLSEWRCQAKLAVRGTPEKPLIGLYQEWTHTIQDIPDCRGRTGRQHARALHSSSCSVLGLMLAAVQGILINMQFPGPQIDTVTNDNIVINVFNNLI; the protein is encoded by the exons atgGCGGCCGTGGGAGATCCTCTCCAAGGTCAAGCACGTCCAGGCCAAGCTTGCTGGCAGCCATCGCGGGTGACTACCTCCGCGGTGATGACGACGGCCTCGTCGTCCACGGAGGCCGCGGCGCCCCTCAAGGCCGACCTCCGCCACGTGAGTGATCCGTCGATCTCGTCTCTCCAACAGTTCGGTTCTCTCCGCTTCGATTCCTTCGATTCAACAAGATACTGTGTACCACTTCATTACATGCGTGC TAGGTGTTCTGGATGCATGCACGAGTTCAACCTGGACAAGCCGCCGGTGCTGCAGGAGGTGGTGGATTTCTTCAGTGGCCACGAAATCGAGGACTTCACCTTCAACAGGGGCAGGCTG TCAGAATGGCGGTGCCAGGCAAAGCTAGCGGTACGCGGAACACCAGAGAAACCACTGATTGGCCTGTATCAGGAATGGACACATACTATTCAAGATATTCCCGATTGCAGAG GTAGGACAGGTCGGCAGCACGCGCGTGCATTGCACTCTTCCTCTTGCTCTGTTCTTGGGCTGATGCTGGCGGCGGTGCAGGGGATCCTGATCAACATGCAGTTCCCGGGGCCGCAGATCGACACCGTCACCAACGACAACATCGtcatcaacgtcttcaacaacctaATCTGA